The following coding sequences lie in one Oncorhynchus kisutch isolate 150728-3 linkage group LG3, Okis_V2, whole genome shotgun sequence genomic window:
- the LOC109882939 gene encoding 28S ribosomal protein S27, mitochondrial, with translation MAAYTLKRCLGAVKVIRKCGNHRFIARRCLLSTPYTDTKLWDAREKDHQNLALLASLMDRTYDRNFPVSSLSISRFVDNISSREEVDQAEYYLYKFRHSPNCWYLRDWTVHSWVRQCLRYGARDKALHTLKNKVQYGMFPDDFTFNILLDSFIKDEDFKGACSVVEEVMLQESFNLPTTQILSLYALSNYLATKPELSMSEERALGASLLISGLKQDGSIGLSAQLLGCALLGKVEMGAGIHAVFRGMPLMWTPGYLGRALAVMERVAAAPGDGKLSKDAVDYLEGLLQDLSSASDSSSGEDDESGGEEGKKEEEVDEDDQAERDKLPLYASRFKVLSGQLQSRGKVDPSPLQVLVSSLVQQSLASAEGPDMEQYQRKVGEWEAERQQLIRREKEMKERAEEERRAHQAAKAAAKQG, from the exons ATGGCAGCCTACACTTTGAAGCGTTGTTTAGGAGCTGTCAAAGTTATCCGTAAATGTGGAAATCACCGTTTTATAG CTAGAAGATGTCTACTTTCCACACCATACACAGACACCAAATTATGGGACGCAAGAGAGAAAGATCATCAAAATCTGG CGTTGTTGGCCTCCTTGATGGATAGGACGTATGACCGAAACTTCCCTGTCAGCTCCCTGTCAATATCACGT TTTGTTGACAACATATCGTCAAGAGAAGAGGTTGATCAAGCAGAGTACTATCTGTATAA ATTTCGCCACAGCCCGAACTGTTGGTACCTCAGAGACTGGACTGTCCACAGCTGGGTCAGACAGTGTCTCAGATACGGGGCCAGAGACAAGGCCCTGCACACACTCAAGAACAAG GTGCAATATGGAATGTTCCCAGATGATTTCACGTTCAACATTCTGCTAGATTCCTTCATAAAAGATGAAGACTTCAAAG GTGCCTGTTCTGTCGTGGAAGAGGTGATGCTTCAGGAGTCTTTTAATCTGCCCACAACACAGATCCTGTCCCTGTATGCACTTAGCAATTACCTTGCAACCAAACCAGAGCTCAGC ATGTCAGAGGAGAGGGCTCTGGGAGCATCGCTGCTGATATCTGGTCTGAAGCAGGACGGCTCTATAGGCCTCAGCGCTCAACTGCTGGGCTGTGCTTTACTAG gtaaGGTGGAGATGGGGGCAGGGATCCATGCTGTGTTCAGGGGCATGCCTCTGATGTGGACCCCAGGGTATCTGGGCCGGGCCCTGGCCGTCATGGAGAGAGTAGCTGCCGCTCCTGGAGATGGCAAACTATCAAAGGATGCT GTGGATTACCTGGAGGGTCTGTTGCAGGACCTGTCCTCTGCCTCAGACTCCTCATCTGGAGAGGATGATGAGtccggaggagaggaggggaagaaagaggaggaggtggatgaggacgaccaggcagagagagataaGCTACCCCTCTATGCCAGCAGGTTTAAG GTTCTGAGTGGGCAGCTCCAGTCCAGGGGAAAGGTGGACCCTAGTCCCCTGCAGGTGCTGGTCTCCAGCCTGGTCCAGCAGAGCCTAGCCTCAGCAGAGGGCCCTGACATGGAGCAGTACCAGAGAAAGGTGGGGGAgtgggaggcagagaggcagcaGCTCAtcagaagggagaaagagatgaaggagagggctgaggaggagagacggGCCCATCAGGCAGCCAAGGCAGCTGCAAAGCAGGGCTGA